DNA from Anopheles cruzii unplaced genomic scaffold, idAnoCruzAS_RS32_06 scaffold04469_ctg1, whole genome shotgun sequence:
GCATCGTGCGAGCGAACAGTGCTCTCGTGCGTGGCACCGACAGCCGGAGCAGAGTAGTAGGTCTTGGCCACCGGGGCGGCATAGACCTGAGGGGCGGCGTAGACCTGCGGGGCGGCGTATGCGACGGTCTTGGTGACCGGAGCAGCATAGGCCAGCTTGGCGACGGGAGCGGCGTGCGACAGGGAGCTGTAGCTCACCGAGGAAGCCGGCGAGTAGTGAGCCACCGGTGCGGCGTACTGGACGGCATGGCCAGCCTCCAGGTATCCGGCGCTAGCGACGGCCAACGAAGCCAGGAATACGACGAACTGAAACGAAACGCCAAATGGATTGCCTCCAGTTATTGCCGGGCGGACAAACTTCCCCAAACGTTCTTACCTTGAATGCCATTATGCCTGGGGAGTTGATGGTGGACGTTGGGTGAGAAGTAAGTGTTGCTGCTCGAGACGCCGGTTGATCAATGATACGGTTCCGTACCACGGCACCGTATATTTATACGGACCCCGGTGCATCGGGAAACGCAAGGAACACGGTGCGACGGCGAGGCCAAACGATAAGCGCGGCGTGACGCGAAGAAAAAGTGCAAgtccggtgtgtgtccggccATGATTGCATCGCAAAACGCAGCCAACC
Protein-coding regions in this window:
- the LOC128277186 gene encoding cuticle protein-like — translated: MAFKFVVFLASLAVASAGYLEAGHAVQYAAPVAHYSPASSVSYSSLSHAAPVAKLAYAAPVTKTVAYAAPQVYAAPQVYAAPVAKTYYSAPAVGATHEST